Below is a window of Electrophorus electricus isolate fEleEle1 chromosome 1, fEleEle1.pri, whole genome shotgun sequence DNA.
CTCTACCTCTGTTGTATTGCGGGCTATAAGTTTGGATATTATCTTGAATAATTACATAGGGTGTGTTTATGCTTCTTTGCCTAAGTGTAAGATAAGTGCCAATAGGTGGTCCTGTTGCTGTCACGCTgctattcatattcatatccGATCGGTTGCAGGTTCCTCTGTTACTGTCGCtctgttgtgtgcatgtttgtgctcaGTGTAGCGCTATGGAGGGGGTTCACATACATTTGTTCGTATGCTGGGCACGTGGAGTTGAAGCACTGTTAAGGACGTGTGGCAGCCTGCCGGGTCATGTGCGCAGTGCGTGGCAGCAGGTAGACATGCCCATTGCTGCTGTGCTGTAGCGTGTATTCCCTGGGGCTGTAAAGCTTCCCAGTCTTGTCTCTCAGCTGGGAGAACACCTTGTAGTACAGCTTCCTGAGCTTCTGCTTGGTCTCACGCAGAGCTCTGAcgttgctctctctttccctcatccCCCGTTCGCTCTTCTCTCTGAGGGCCTCCACCTCGGCCTCCAAGTCCACCATCTTGTCTAGCTTCCTCTTTCGGCAGCTCTGGGCAGCCATCTTGTTCTTGCCCCGCCTGCGGATGTCCCTGAGGAGGACGAGCTGAGCCTGGCTGAGCTCGTTATCGCCAACGGCCTCGTTAAAGGCGTCCGCCGACAGGCCGACGATGTCGTCCACGCTAAGCGGGAGGCACAGGGCCCTAGCATGCTGCTCATCGTGACAGGTGCTTCGGTTACGGCGAGCCCCTCGTGTCGGCGGGGAGGCCGTTTGTGCTCTGGACGACAGGTGGAACGCTTCCTCGTGCAAGGTGTTTTGCGTTAGTTGCGTCGGGACAGCCTCTGTTCTCCAGGACTGAAAAGGTGAGGACTCCACTTCCTCTGAATCTGAGAGGAGGCACAAATcaaacagctctgtgtgatctGAGTGAATGTGGCCTGCCTCCTcggcctctgattggctggctggtGGGTCAACTCCATATAGGGACATGTCTAGAGCTACAGGTTCTATAGCGCTTTCAATATGGAACAAGGTTGTGCTATCGGCAAGAGATGAAAAGGTGTGTGAGGAGTCTTTTTGGGTAAATTCATCttgatagagtgtgtgtgcaagtgttaCTGTACTTGTATGATCTTGACAAACgtctctttgtgtatgtgtgcttaaGGTCTCTTCACAAGCTGTTGAATTCATCTGGTTTGGGTTATCCAGTGGACTGGAGTGTATATTTGCGTCTAGAAATGAATGTGAGAGTTCCTCTGAAccacaaaatgtttgtttgaatttaGCAGTGTCAGGAAGTGACTGTGTTAATGGTCGCGCTAGCTCAATAAGGTCGGCCAGCGTGTCTCTGTGCACCTGCGTGATCTCAGTGGAGTCAGAGTGAGGGGGCGTGAGTGGCTCAGTGCCGGAAACAAGACCAGTTTCGGAGCTCTCCCCCAGGGGCTCAGGCAGCAGGTAGTTGTTATTCTCTCTAGTGTCCACTAGGGGAGCACATGGTCTTTCAGGAACATGAACCTCCAGGAGATCCAGATAATACTGAAGACCAAAGGAGCAacattaatatacattaatatgCATAAATACACAATCAGTCAAAAAGTCACCAAAAACTTGCTGCAATGATCCACAGTCCGCCATAACTTCCAAATATGGGCACTGATAACTATAATTCATCTATTCTGTACTGTACATGGCAAAGCAACTTTTTTCATTCAAAGCAAATTTCTGTCATTACTTTGTGAAATGCTGCTTGCtattaaaatggttaaaatatgACTTGTACTAAACTGTTGAATAACGTCTAAAGATTAACAAAGGGCCACTTATTTACAatagaacaaacaaaacctatgaaaacaacaacaataacaacaacagcataacaacaacagcaaaaaacaatcCAGTGTTGTTTTGATTGGAGCTTTCCTAACACACCTGTGTGCATACCTGtaacgcatgtgtgtgtgtacgtgtgtgtatgtgtatacctGTAAcaagtgtgcgcatgtgtatacCTGtaacatgtgcgtgtgtgtgtaaagctatAGCActtgtgagtgtatgtatacCTGTAACACGTGTGTGTACCCGTAACGTGTGTATacctgtaatgtgtgtgtgtgtgcacttgtaacacgtgtgtgtgtgtgtacctgtaacacttgtgtgtatgtgtatacctgtaacaagtgtgtgcgtgtgtataccTGTAACACGTATGTACGTATGTAAGCTGTAAcacttgtgagtgtgtgtatacctttaatatgtgtgcgtgtctataTGTGTGACACTTGTATGTAAGTAcctgtacctgtgtgtatacctgtaatgtgtgtgtatacctgtaacccatgtgtgtacctgtaatgtgtgtgtgtgtgtgtgtgtgtgtgtgtgtgtgtgtatacctgtaatacgtgtgtgtgtgcgtacctgtaacgtgtgtgtgtgtgtgtgtgtgtgtgtgtgtgtatacctgtaacacttgtctgtgtatatatacctgtAAATCAGGCAAGGGCTGAGTAGACGACTTCACTTTCAGAGTTGTTGGCTTGTTTGTGAAAAGCAGAGCAGCCAACAGAGGGTTCTGGGTAAGGGGAGATCCCTGTGAACAAGGTGTGGAAGGAGAATGCTCTGGAGAAACCAGAGTAGGGGAGGGTGTCTGCAAAACAGAAGAGATGGAGCTTGGAAAACAATCATTACAACCTTAAATgtttgggctttgtgtgtgtgtgtgtgtgtgtgtgtgtgtgtgtgtgtgtgtgtgtgtgtgtgtgtgtgtgtgtgtgtgtgtgtaaatggcttatttattttaatttaaaattgaattGACCTGTGCTCACTAATTTAAAGCAATTACAACaaagcaaagaacaaaacaatcaaaCGTTTATTTTCAGTCATCACCTTGTATGGCCACATCTTATATACTGCAATATACTGCAAATATACTGCAGAGAGCAACAGGGCTTTGAAACTGAAGAAACACATATGGTTTATAAAATTATAGGAAAAGGGACTTATTGCTAGGCCAACTGATCCAAGTAAGAGACACCCAGCACAGGTAGTGATGATTCCAAACACCCAAGTCAGAGTGGGATATTACCCTCGGAGAAAGCAGTGATACAGGATAGGAGTGAAAACTGTTTGGGGGGTTGGGTAAAgacgtactcacacacacacacacacacaccgagtgAACCAGTGACTGCGGTTTTAGTACtctcagctgctgtgtgtgtgtgtctctgctgcatgtgtgtactAAGTACCTGAGAAGTTTGCAACAGACAGTCAGGCAAGATCTCCCCGGTTTCCTGGTCCAGATTTCCGAACGTTAGCAGGACTccttgcccctccccctctcttctaaTCCTGCCTTGTTCCTGCTTCCTCGCTCTCTGCATCTCCCCAGCCCACTCACAAAAGGGGACACGAGGCTCCTCCCACTCGACGCCCAGGCCAATATCCTGCTGCCACGAGGTGTCAATCAAACTGGTTTCCtagaagagagcgagagaaagagagtgaggatCTGTCACGAACCTCTTCTGTTTGTGAGGCTACATGACGACACATGCCACCCTGTGTTTGGCTCAACCCTCCGTACACAACCTTTCTCACTACAGTACATGCAATCATCAGTGCAAAGGAGGGATTTTTTGCCCTATCATATCTGCTTATACTGtattcctcactctctctgttccttaGGCTTCAGAGCAGAAATACTTCACAGCTCAACACGTTTCTTACTTTATCAACTCCTGTAATTAAACAGTGACATAAAGCCCTGATAGTGAGGACTGTGCTTGTGACACTGCAGGGCTCAACTTCTAATGATTTACCTTTACAGCACAGGGTCAG
It encodes the following:
- the nfe2l2b gene encoding nuclear factor erythroid 2-related factor 2b produces the protein MGARREQEYCHQQAARCTDTMREGASAGPNREQETSLIDTSWQQDIGLGVEWEEPRVPFCEWAGEMQRARKQEQGRIRREGEGQGVLLTFGNLDQETGEILPDCLLQTSQTPSPTLVSPEHSPSTPCSQGSPLTQNPLLAALLFTNKPTTLKVKSSTQPLPDLQYYLDLLEVHVPERPCAPLVDTRENNNYLLPEPLGESSETGLVSGTEPLTPPHSDSTEITQVHRDTLADLIELARPLTQSLPDTAKFKQTFCGSEELSHSFLDANIHSSPLDNPNQMNSTACEETLSTHTQRDVCQDHTSTVTLAHTLYQDEFTQKDSSHTFSSLADSTTLFHIESAIEPVALDMSLYGVDPPASQSEAEEAGHIHSDHTELFDLCLLSDSEEVESSPFQSWRTEAVPTQLTQNTLHEEAFHLSSRAQTASPPTRGARRNRSTCHDEQHARALCLPLSVDDIVGLSADAFNEAVGDNELSQAQLVLLRDIRRRGKNKMAAQSCRKRKLDKMVDLEAEVEALREKSERGMRERESNVRALRETKQKLRKLYYKVFSQLRDKTGKLYSPREYTLQHSSNGHVYLLPRTAHMTRQAATRP